TGGGCCGCGTGGCACTCCTTCCCGCGGCGGGTATAGGCAAACCATGCCTCGTCCCACACGCGGTAATCGCCGTTCTTAACGAGAAAGAACCAGAGCCCCTCGCCGCTTTCCGCGATGCGGGCCTCGAGCCGGTCATAGTAGGCATTGGCATGGGCGCTTTCCTTGAAGACGAGACCCGCGAGGTCGATCTCGAGCACCTCGGCGGCCTCGTGGAGCGTGATGCGCGCGTCGAGCGCTTCGGGAGAAAAGGCGTCCATGGCCGTTGTCCTATCGCCATTGCGCCAGCCGCGCCAGCGGGCCTAGGGTAAGGCTCGGGAGGACGACCATGACATTCTTCGACGAACTTGAGACCCGCAGCGCCGATGCGCGGGCGGCCGGGCTGGCGGAGTGCCTGCCCGCGCTCATCGCGGGCGTGCAGACGCTTCCCGGCTATGCGGGGCTGAAGGACTTCGACGCCGCAGCGGTCACCGACGCGGCCGCGCTGGCCAAGCTGCCAGTCCTGCGCAAATCCGAGCTCGGCGCGGCGCAGAAGGCCGCCCCGCCCTTTGGCGGGTTCACGGGGCCCGTGGATTTCACCCATGTCTTCCAGTCCCCGGGCCCGCTCTACGAGCCCGGCCGCTTCGGGCAGGATTGGTGGCGGTTCGGGCGCTTTCTCCATGCCACGGGGATCGGCGCGGGCGATGTCGTGCAGAATTGCTTCAGCTACCATCTCACGCCCGCCGGCATCATGTTCGAAAACGGCGCGCGGGCCGTGGGCGCGGTGACGCTGCCCGCGGGCACAGGCCAGACGGAGCAGCAGGCCACCGCCGCGGCGCATCTGGGCTCCACCGCCTACGCAGGCACGCCGGATTACCTGAAGGTGATCCTCGAGAAGGCCGATGAGTTGGGCCTCGCGCTGTCCTTCGCCAAGGCGGCGGTCTCTGGCGGGGCGCTCTTCCCGTCGCTTCGGGACTACTACACTGGGCGCGGCATCGCCTGCCGGCAGTGCTATGCCACCGCCGATCTGGGCAACATCGCCTATGAGAGCGAGGCGATGGAGGGGCTCATCTGCGACGAGGGCGTCATCGTGGAGATCGTGACACCAGGCACCGGCGACCCGCTGCCGCCGGGCGAGGTGGGCGAAGTGCTGGTGACGTCCCTCAACGCCGATTACCCGCTCATCCGCTTCGCCACGGGGGACATGTCCGCCGTCTTGCCCGGCGAGAGCCCCTGCGGACGCACCAACATGCGCATCAAAGGCTGGATGGGCCGGGCCGACCAGACTACGAAGATCAAGGGCATGTTCGTGCGCCCCGAACAGGTGGCGGCGCTCGTGGCGCGGCACCCCGAGGTGGGCCGCGCGCGGGTCATCGCGGGGCGCGACGGGGAGGCAGACACCATGCTCGTGCGCCTCGAGGGCACCGCTGACGCAGCCGCAGCCTACGCCGCGTCGGTCAAGGAGCTTCTGAAGCTGAGCGCCGAGATCGAGGTCGTGGAGGCGGGAACGCTGCCCAAGGACGGCGTGTTGATAGAGGACACGCGCAGCTACGAGGGCGGCTGATATCGCATAACGGCCGCCCCCGCGCCACATGCTGCCGAGACCACCTGGGAGACTGCCATGCCCCGCCGCCACCTCTTTGCCGCCGCGCTCTGCCTCGCGGGCGCCCCCGCCCTCGCCGACGTGGCGATCCTTCTGTCCATGGACACGACGAGCCGCAGCACGGAGCGACAGATGTCGCGCACCCTCTCGGACCAGGGCTTCACCGTGGTCACGGAGCGCTCCGCCGCGACGGGCGCGGTGACGCAGGCCTTGGCCGAAGGGTTCGAGGCGCTCGCGCCGGAGGAGCGGGTCATCGTCTACATGGGTGGGCAGACGGCCCTCGTGGGCACCCGGACCTACCAACTCTCCCGGGTGACGGACCGCGCGAACACCTTCACTGTGGCGCGTGACGGCGTGGAACTCGGCCCCGTGCTCGAGGCGCTGGCGGGTTATCCGGGGCGCGCGGCGCTTCTCATCGCCACGGAGGCCGACGCCGTGCGTGTGGGGCCTGGCGCCGTCGAGGCGCGGGTGACGGAGATGCCTGCGGGCGTGGCCCTCGTGGAGGGGCGGGAAGACGCGCTCCTCGCCGGTCTGGCGGCGCTCGACGCCGAGGAGCCCATTTCGCTTGCCCGGGCCTTTGCCGGGGCGGAGATTTCGGGCTTTGCACCCGAAGGCGTGGCGTTTGCCCGTGCGGTCGCCGCCTTCATCCCCGAGGAGACCGAGGAGACCGGGGCTGATGCTGCGCCCGACGAGGATGCGCTCTTCTGGCAGTTCACGCAGCAGATCGCCAGCGAGGGCGCCTACACCGCCTACCTCCGGCGCTTCCCCGACGGTGCGTTTCGCGCGGAGGCCGAGGCGGCATTGGCCGCGCTAGCTCCGCCGCCGGCACTCAGCCCCGAGGAGGAGGCCGAGGCCGCCGAAGCGGCGCTCGGACTTGATCGCAACGAGCGGCGCGGCGTGCAGCAGGATCTGGTGCTTCTGGGCTACAACACGCGCGGCGTGGACGGGATCTTCGGCCCCGGCTCCCGGGGCGCGATCACGGCGTGGCAGGAGACGCGGGGCTTCGAGGCGACGGGCTTTCTGACCGGCAACCAGCTCATCGCACTCCGCAACCAGGCAGAAACCCGGCGCGCGCAGATCGCGGCAGAAGACGAGGCCTTCTGGGCGCGGACGGGGGCGAGCGGCGCGGAGGCGGACCTGCGCGCCTATCTCGAGCGCTATCCCGAGGGCCGCTTCGCGCAGACGGCCCGCGCCGACCTCGCCGAGATCGAGGGAGCGCGGCAGGCCGAACGCGATGCCGCCGAGCGCGCCGCCTGGGACGAGGCGCGCGCCACCGACACGCAGGCGGCCTACAGTGATTTTCTCCAGCGCTACCCGGAGGGTCGCTTCGCCGGGGATGCACAGGCTCGCATCGCCGAGCTCAACGGTGCATCGCGCGGGGCGAGCGATGCACAGATCGCCCAAGATCGCGCGCAGGAGGCGGAAGTGCTCGCCAACCCGATCGCCCGGCTTCTCGCCGAGCGCCAGCTCGCCGCGCTCGGGCTCGATATCGGGCCGGTGGACGGGCGCTTCACGAATGCCACGCGGCGCGGGGTCCAGGCTTTCCAGCGCAGCCGCAACCTGCCGGCCACGGGCTTCGTGAGCCGGGCCACCGGGGTGGCACTCTTGGCCTCGGCGGGCCGGTAGGCGGGTCTTCCCGCCCGGACAAGAACGCGCTGAGAGCCGGCAACGAAAAAGGCCGCTCCCGAGGGAGCGGCCTTTTCTGCATGATGCGACCCGGGCGTCAGCCCTGGCGTGCCTTGAAGCGGCGCTGCGTCTTGTTGATGACGTAGACGCGCCCCTTGCGACGCACGATGCGGCAGTCGCGATGGCGGTTCTTGAGAGAACGCAGCGAGTTCTTGACCTTCATGGCCTGTCTCCTCTCCATCGGGCCGCGGTGAAGCCCGGGGTGAACATGGTGGACACGACTGGGATCGAACCAGTGACCCCTTCGATGTCAACGAAGTGCTCTACCGCTGAGCTACGCGTCCGTTGAAGCCGTGCGCAGAGCAAGCCCTGCGTCAGGATGCGGCGTATAAATGCGGCCTTGTCAGGGATCAAGGCCTTTTGGACCGGCCTTCGCGTGCTATTGTCTCTCGTGTTGGAGGAGAGCAGGCCCGTGCCAAAGAGCGCCTATACATTGCTTCGCCCGGAAGCTCAGACGACCGGTGTGGTCTTCGCGTCGCCGCATTCGGGGCGCGACTACCCGGAATGGTTCCTGAAGCAGACGGTGCTCGACGAGCGGACGATTCGCTCCTCCGAGGACGCTTTTGTCGACCGGCTCTTTGAACGCGCGCCGAGCTTCGGGGCGCCGCTCCTGCTCGCGGGCGCGCCGCGGGCCTTCATCGACCTCAACCGCGCGGCAGAAGAACTCGATCCCGCGCTGATCTCGGACCTGAACAAATCGGCGCACAATCCCCGCGTGGCCTCGGGGCTCGGTGTCGTGCCGCGCGTTGTCTCCAACGGCCGCGCCATCTACCGGGGCAAGATCACCCGCGCGGAGGCGGAGGCCCGGATCGAGAGCTTTTGGCAGCCTTACCACACGCGCCTGCAGGGCCTCCTCGACGAGGCGCGGGCGAATTTCGGCACCGCCGTCCTGATCGACTGCCATTCCATGCCCCATGAGGCCATCGAGAACAGTCGCGGCGGCGCGCGCCGCGCGGATGTGGTGCTCGGCGACCGCTTCGGCGCGGCGGCGGCCTCGGACATCGTGGATTGCGTAGAGTCGGCCTTCACCAATGCCGGGCTCCGCGTGGCGCGCAACGCGCCTTTCGCGGGCGCCTATATCGCGCAGCAATACGGGCGCCCCTCGCGGCGTCAGCACGTGGTGCAGGTGGAGCTCGATCGCGCGCTCTATATGAACGAGGCCACGGTGCAGCCGAGCGCGAACTTCGCGGCCTTCCGCGCGCTCATCTCCGAAGTGGTGCGCGAGGTCTGCGAGATCGGGCGGCCTCTCGGGCATCAGCTCGCGGCCGAGTAGCGCCTAGCGGAGCGTGCGGCCCTTCAAGATCGCATCTGCCCCGAATTTCTCCCTGATCTTGTCGGTGGCGAGCTCGGCCCGGGCGCGCTTTTCGCCCAGCGGATCGAGGAGATCGCCCGCGAGCCCCGCCTCGGCATCGCTGAGGTCCGAGAGCCCCACGCCGAGGAGGCGGTAGGGGCTCTTGTGATCGACGGCGTCGAAGAGCCCGCGCGCGGTACGGTAGAGCTTGTCGGCGATGTTGGTCGGCTCGTGGAGCGTCACGCGGCGGGTGACGAGGGAATGGTCGGCGCGCTTCAATTTGAGCACGACGACGCGGCCTGCCATGCCCTTGGCCTTTGCGCGGTCGGCGACCTTTTCGGCCATGCGCCAGATATGCCCGTCGAGGATGTCGGGGTCGGCGGTGTCGGCGCCGAAGGTCGTCTCGTTGGAGATGCCTTTGACGCTCGGGTCCCGGGCCACGCGGCGCGCATCCTCGCCGCGCGCGAGATGCCAGAGCCGCGCGCCCATGGAGCCGAAGCGGGCAAAGAGGTCGTCCCGCTCCCAGCGCTTGAGATCGGCGAAGGTGCGGATGCCAGCCTTGTCGAGGGAGGCCTGGGCCGCGGCGCCCACGCCCCAGATGAGGCGGACGGGCTTGTCATGGAGGAAGTCCGCCGTCTCGGCTTTGCCGATGATCGAAAACCCGCGGGGCTTTTCGAGGTCGCTTGCGACCTTGGCGAGGAACTTGTTGTGCGAAAGCCCGATGGAGCCGGTAAGCCCGAGCTCGGTGCGCATGCGCTTGACGAGCCGCGCCAGCATGACGGCCGGCGGCGCACCGTGGAGCCGCGTGGTGCCGGAAAGATCCATGAAGGCCTCGTCGAGGGAAAGCGGCTCGATGGAGGGGGTCATCTCCTCCATCATCGCCCGGATCGCGCGGGAGGCCTCCACATAGGCGTCGAACCGCGGCTTCACGATGACGGCGTCCGGACAGAGCTTGAGCGCCTGGAACATGGGCATGGCCGATTTCACGCCGCGGATGCGGGCCACGTAGCAGGCCGTGGAGACGACACCGCGCCGCCCGCCGCCGATGATGACCGGCTTCGAGGCGAGTTCGGGATTGTCGCGCTTTTCCACCGAGGCGTAGAAGGCGTCGCAATCCATGTGGGCGATGGTGAGATCGAAGAGCTCTGGATGCGAGATGATCCGCGGGCTCCGGCAGGCCGGGCAGCGCTTGCCTTCCTCGAAGGTCTCCAGGCAATCTCGGCAGAGAGCGGGCATGGCCCCTATTTATGCGCTTTCGGCGGGCGGCGGAATGCCTCCGGCGGAGGTACGGAGCACAAAGAAGCGTGGAGCGCACTCCCATGGACCAGGATGCGGCGGAGGAGGGCCCCTTCATCGGGGCGAAAGTGGCGCTTTTCATCGGCGCGCGGCTTCTCGTGATCCTGCGGGACGAGGATCGCGACATCCCCTGGCCCGGCTGGTGGGATTTCCCCGGGGGCGGGCGCGAAGGCGCCGAGACGCCGGAGGCGGTGGCGATCCGCGAAACCCGCGAGGAGGTCGGGCTCGCCCTCGACCCCGGCGCCTTCGTCTGGAAGCGGCGCTACCTGACCTCGACGCGGGAGGGGACCTACTTCTTCGTGCAGCACTTGCCGGCCGGGGCGGAGACGGGCGTGATGTTCGGCGGGGAGGGGCAGCGCTGGGAACTATGGCACCCGGAGGCCTATCTTGCCCATCCCAGGGGCATCCCGCACTTCAAGCAGCGGCTTCGCGCATATTTGCATCATCACTTGGCGTCATGATCACTATGACGCGAATTGAATTGCGCGACTCGGGCCAACGCGCGCAATATGTTCGGCATCAGACCTCTGGTCGGGAGAGCGCAGCATTGCTGCCGCCGAAGGAGCAACCGCCCCGGTAAACTCTCAGGCAAAGGGACCGGTCAGAGGGCAATACTCCGGAGAGCTCGCGCACATCACGCGGGCACCGAAGGCGCAAGCGAGACAGCTTCCCAAGGGCTGTACCGCGAAAACGCTCAGGTCATGAACGGAGGGGGCTGCTTTTGCGCGCCGCGTGCGCCGAGAGGAGCTTGGACATGGATCACATCGCCGTCATCGGAGCCGGGATCACCGGCATCACCACCGCTTTCCAGCTCCACCAGAGGGGCTTTGCCGTCACGGTGATCGACCGGCAGCGCTACGCGGGCATGGAGACCTCATTCGCCAATGGCGGGCAGCTTTCGGCTTCGAACGCGGAGGTGTGGACGAACTGGGGCACGGTGCTCAAGGGCCTGAAATGGATGCTGCGCTCGGACGCGCCGCTCCTCGTGAACCCGAAGCCCTCCTGGCACAAGATCAGCTGGATGGCCGAATTCCTCGGCAACATCCCGAACTACCGCAAGCACACGGTGGAGACCGTGCGCATGGCGCTGGCGGCGCGCGCCACGCACCAGGCGATGGCCGATATCGCGGGGGTGGATTTCAACCTCGCGCGCGAGGGGATCCTGCATTTCTACGAGACCGACCGGGAGTTCGCCGCCGCCCACAAGGTCACCAAGCTCTACGCCGAGGGCGGGCTCACCCGCCGCGCGCTCACGCCGCGCGAGATCCGCGAGATCGAGCCCACGCTGAGCGGAAACTACGCGGGGGCGTTCTTTACGGAGAGCGACTATACCGGCGACATCCACAAATACACGGCTGGCCTCGCCGGCTGGCTCGAGCGGCAGGGCGTGCGCTTTGTCTACGGCGCGCCGGTGGAAGCCGTCCGCGAGACGCAGGCTGGCATCGAGATCGATACCGGGCGCAAGACCATCCACAGCGACGCCGTTGTCGTCTCCGCAGGCATCGGCTCCCGCACGCTCGCGCAGCAATTGGGCGACCGGGTGAATATCTACCCCGTCAAAGGATACTCGATCACCGTGATGCTCCGCGACCGTGCCTCGCAGCAGGCCGCGCCGCAGGTCTCCCTCCTCGATGACAAGGCCAAGATCGTCACCTCGCGCCTCGGGCCGGACCGGTTCCGCGTGGCGGGGACGGCGGAGTTCAACGGGGAGAACCGCGACATCCGCGATGACCGGATCCGACCGCTCGTGCGCTGGGTGGAGACGCATTTCCCCGGCGTGTCCACCGAGGAGGTCGTGCCGTGGGCCGGGCTGCGCCCGATGATGCCCTCGATGATGCCGCGGGTGGGCCAGGGCCGCTCGGCGCGGGTCTATTACAACACAGGGCACGGGCATCTGGGCTGGACGCTGAGCGCGGCCACGGCGGAGATGGTTGCGGCCGAGGTGGCGCGGGAACGGCACGGCAAACGCGCCGTCGCGATGGGAGGCGCGGCGGTCGTCTAGCGCTTCACGGGCCGTGAATGTGTCGCTATGTTGTGGCAAAAGCCATTAAGGACACATCACATGGATTTCGAGCAGCTCCTCTTCGCCTTTCTCGGTGACAATGCCTTCCTGATCGTTCTGGCGATCTTCCTCATCGTTGTGGTGTTCGCCGGGGTGCGGATCGTGCCGCAATCCGAGCAATTCGTGGTGGAGCGCTTCGGGCGGTTGCGCTCGGTGCTCGGGCCGGGGATCAACTTCATCGTCCCCTTCCTCGACCGCGTGGCGCACCGTGTCTCGATTCTCGAGCGGCAGCTGCCGACGATGAGCCAGGACGCGATTACCACCGACAACGTGCTCGTGCAGGTGGAGACGAGCGTCTTCTACCGCGTGACCGAGCCGGAAAAGACGGTCTACCGGATCCGCGACATCGACCCGGCGATCCAGACGACGGTGGCGGGAATCGTGCGCTCGGAGATCGGGCGCCTCGAGCTCGACGAGGTGCAGACCAACCGCTCCACGCTCACGGCGACGATCAAATCCTCGCTCGCCACGGTGGTGGATGATTGGGGGATCGAGGTGACGCGGGCGGAACTCCTTGACGTCAATCTCGATGAGCAGACCCGCGCCGCCATGCTCCAGCAGCTCAACGCCGAGCGCGCGCGTCGCGCGGCGGTGACCGAGGCGGAGGGGCAGAAGCGCTCCGTCGAGCTTGCCGCGGATGCCGAGCTCTATGCCGCCGAACGCGCCGCCGAGGCACGGCGGGTGGAAGCCGAGGCGGAGGCCTTCGCCACCGCCGTCGTGGCGGCGGCCATCGCCGAGAATGGGCTCGAGGCCGCACAATACCAGGTGGCGCTCAAGCAGGTGGAGGCGCTCAATGCGCTGGGCGGCGGCCAGGGGCAGCAGACGATCGTCCTGCCTGCCAACGCGCTCGAAGCCTTTGGCGACGCATTCAAGCTCCTGGGAGGACGGTCATGAACTTGGCATTTGTCTGGTGGGTCTGGGCGATTTTCGGCCTCGTGCTCGGGATCCTCGAGATCGTGGTCCCCGCGGCGGTTTTCCTCGGGTTTGCCATCGGCGCGGGCGTGGTGGCGATCCTTCTGGCGATCGGCGGGGCCACCGCTGTGGGCGGATCCGTGGGCTGGATGCTCGTGATCTTCGCCGCGACTTCGCTCATCGCGTGGCTCATCCTGCGCTATGTGTTCCGGCTGCGCATCGGGCAGCAGGTGAAGGTCTTCAAGTCCGATATCAACGACTGAAGAGGTCGGCGCGGGGATGCGCCTCGCGCTGCTGGCCCACGGGCGCATTTTTCCAGTGATAGGTGGACCGGCTGTCAGTGGAGGCGGTTCGGTCGTTTAGCCTGCGCCGAGCTGAGCTCGGCGACGATGGCCTCTGCCGCCGCGCGCGGGTCTGGGGCCTGCCAGACGGGGCGACCGACGACCACGTGATCAGCGCCCGCGGCGATGGCCTCGGCAGGGGTCGTCACGCGCTTCTGGTCTCCCAGCGCTGCTCCCGCGGGACGGACGCCCGGCGTGACGATGAGGCGGTCTTGCGCGCCCGGGAGCGCGCGGATCGCAGCGGCCTCGCGCGGGGAGGAGATGACACCGTCCGCACCCGCCTCGAAGGCGCGTGCAGCACGCTCCGTGGCGATCTCGGAGAGGTCCCCCGGCTGCATGAGCGCGGCATCGAGGTCGGCGCGGTCCAGCGAGGTGAGCACCGTCACGGCCAGGATCTTGAGGTCCTTGCCTGCCGCACCCTCCTTGGCCGCGCGCACGACGTGCGGGTCGCCATGCACGGTGAGGAAATCGAGGTTGAATTGCGCCAGGCCGCGCACGGCGGCCTCGACCGTCGCGCCGATATCGAAGAGCTTCATGTCGAGGAAGATGCGCTTGCCGTGCTCGTCCTTGAGCTCGTTGGCCAGGGCGAGCCCGCCGCCGGTGAGCATGCCGAGCCCGATCTTGTAAAACGACACGCTCTCCCCGAGCCGCTCGGCCAATTGCAGGCCCGCCAGCGCATTGGGGACATCCATCGCGACGATCAATCTGTCATCCATGGCGGCGGGGTAGGCGTGCGGCGTGGGAATGACAAGCGGTTGCTTCGCGCGGACGGCCCCGGGGAGCGCGCCGAAGTCTCTGGGTGATGCGGGCGTAGCGCTTAGGCGACGTGGCCGCTGCTCCCCACGCGATCCGCCCGGCCCGTTCTGCCCGCCTTCCCAATGGGGCGCAGGGAGCGGGAGAACTTCAGCCGCACCTCGCCACTAAGCACCTCCGGCATGCGGCGCACCTGCCGAATGGCCTCGCCGATGAGAATGGCATCGGGCTGGATGCGCCGGGAGGCCGGCGCGCGGCACTGGAGCGTCATCACCCGCGTGCCGTCATCCTCCGCGAGGATGACCTGCACCTTGCCAAAGACCTCGTCTCCCATGGCGGTGAACGCCATGCTCAAGACCACGATATCGAGAAGTGTCATGGGCCCCTCCGCCTGCTGATCACAGGGTAGCGAGGCAGCCTTAATGAGACGTAAAGCGATGCCGTGCTTCCTTGCGCGCCTTACCCCGGAGCTTGCGCCGGGGGCCTGCAGCTCCCATTTACGTGAGAGGCCCGAGGGGCGTGCCGCGATGGGCGGGCGCAACATGGGTGCTGAGAGAAGGAGAGACCGATGAACTTGGAGAGGTTCACCGAGCGCGCCCGCGGGTTTCTGCAGGCTGCGCAGACCATTGCCGCCCGCGAAAGCCATCAGCGGCTCACCCCCGAACATCTTTTGAAGGCCCTGCTCGACGATGCCGAAGGGCTCGCAGCCAACCTAATCAGCCGCGCCGGCGGTCAGCCGGGCGCCGTGCTGCAGGCCGTGGATCTCGCCGTGGGGAAGCTCCCGAAGGTCTCCGGCGACGCCGCGCAGGTCTATGTCGACCAGACCCTCACCAAGGTGCTGGGCGAGGCGGAAGCCATCGCCAAGAAGGCCGGGGACAGCTTCGTGCCCGTGGAGCGCATCCTCATGGCGCTCGCGATGGTGAAATCAGCCGCGAAGGTGGCGCTTGAGCAGGGCGGCGTGACGGCGCAGGCGCTCAACGGCGCGATCAACGATCTCCGGAAAGGCCGCAAGGCCGACAGCGCCTCGGCCGAGGACAGCTACGAGGCGCTCGAGAAATACGCCACCGATCTCACCGCGCGGGCGCGCGAGGGCAAGATCGATCCCATCATCGGCCGTGACGAGGAGATCCGCCGCGCCATGCAGGTGCTCTCGCGCCGCACGAAGAATAACCCCGTCCTCATCGGTGAGCCCGGCGTGGGCAAGACCGCCATCGCCGAGGGCCTCGCGCTGCGGATCGTCAACGGCGATG
The genomic region above belongs to Pseudomonadota bacterium and contains:
- the ykgO gene encoding type B 50S ribosomal protein L36, translating into MKVKNSLRSLKNRHRDCRIVRRKGRVYVINKTQRRFKARQG
- a CDS encoding NUDIX hydrolase, which gives rise to MDQDAAEEGPFIGAKVALFIGARLLVILRDEDRDIPWPGWWDFPGGGREGAETPEAVAIRETREEVGLALDPGAFVWKRRYLTSTREGTYFFVQHLPAGAETGVMFGGEGQRWELWHPEAYLAHPRGIPHFKQRLRAYLHHHLAS
- a CDS encoding DNA polymerase IV, coding for MPALCRDCLETFEEGKRCPACRSPRIISHPELFDLTIAHMDCDAFYASVEKRDNPELASKPVIIGGGRRGVVSTACYVARIRGVKSAMPMFQALKLCPDAVIVKPRFDAYVEASRAIRAMMEEMTPSIEPLSLDEAFMDLSGTTRLHGAPPAVMLARLVKRMRTELGLTGSIGLSHNKFLAKVASDLEKPRGFSIIGKAETADFLHDKPVRLIWGVGAAAQASLDKAGIRTFADLKRWERDDLFARFGSMGARLWHLARGEDARRVARDPSVKGISNETTFGADTADPDILDGHIWRMAEKVADRAKAKGMAGRVVVLKLKRADHSLVTRRVTLHEPTNIADKLYRTARGLFDAVDHKSPYRLLGVGLSDLSDAEAGLAGDLLDPLGEKRARAELATDKIREKFGADAILKGRTLR
- a CDS encoding phenylacetate--CoA ligase family protein encodes the protein MTFFDELETRSADARAAGLAECLPALIAGVQTLPGYAGLKDFDAAAVTDAAALAKLPVLRKSELGAAQKAAPPFGGFTGPVDFTHVFQSPGPLYEPGRFGQDWWRFGRFLHATGIGAGDVVQNCFSYHLTPAGIMFENGARAVGAVTLPAGTGQTEQQATAAAHLGSTAYAGTPDYLKVILEKADELGLALSFAKAAVSGGALFPSLRDYYTGRGIACRQCYATADLGNIAYESEAMEGLICDEGVIVEIVTPGTGDPLPPGEVGEVLVTSLNADYPLIRFATGDMSAVLPGESPCGRTNMRIKGWMGRADQTTKIKGMFVRPEQVAALVARHPEVGRARVIAGRDGEADTMLVRLEGTADAAAAYAASVKELLKLSAEIEVVEAGTLPKDGVLIEDTRSYEGG
- a CDS encoding SPFH domain-containing protein, encoding MDFEQLLFAFLGDNAFLIVLAIFLIVVVFAGVRIVPQSEQFVVERFGRLRSVLGPGINFIVPFLDRVAHRVSILERQLPTMSQDAITTDNVLVQVETSVFYRVTEPEKTVYRIRDIDPAIQTTVAGIVRSEIGRLELDEVQTNRSTLTATIKSSLATVVDDWGIEVTRAELLDVNLDEQTRAAMLQQLNAERARRAAVTEAEGQKRSVELAADAELYAAERAAEARRVEAEAEAFATAVVAAAIAENGLEAAQYQVALKQVEALNALGGGQGQQTIVLPANALEAFGDAFKLLGGRS
- a CDS encoding D-amino acid dehydrogenase → MDHIAVIGAGITGITTAFQLHQRGFAVTVIDRQRYAGMETSFANGGQLSASNAEVWTNWGTVLKGLKWMLRSDAPLLVNPKPSWHKISWMAEFLGNIPNYRKHTVETVRMALAARATHQAMADIAGVDFNLAREGILHFYETDREFAAAHKVTKLYAEGGLTRRALTPREIREIEPTLSGNYAGAFFTESDYTGDIHKYTAGLAGWLERQGVRFVYGAPVEAVRETQAGIEIDTGRKTIHSDAVVVSAGIGSRTLAQQLGDRVNIYPVKGYSITVMLRDRASQQAAPQVSLLDDKAKIVTSRLGPDRFRVAGTAEFNGENRDIRDDRIRPLVRWVETHFPGVSTEEVVPWAGLRPMMPSMMPRVGQGRSARVYYNTGHGHLGWTLSAATAEMVAAEVARERHGKRAVAMGGAAVV
- a CDS encoding peptidoglycan-binding protein is translated as MPRRHLFAAALCLAGAPALADVAILLSMDTTSRSTERQMSRTLSDQGFTVVTERSAATGAVTQALAEGFEALAPEERVIVYMGGQTALVGTRTYQLSRVTDRANTFTVARDGVELGPVLEALAGYPGRAALLIATEADAVRVGPGAVEARVTEMPAGVALVEGREDALLAGLAALDAEEPISLARAFAGAEISGFAPEGVAFARAVAAFIPEETEETGADAAPDEDALFWQFTQQIASEGAYTAYLRRFPDGAFRAEAEAALAALAPPPALSPEEEAEAAEAALGLDRNERRGVQQDLVLLGYNTRGVDGIFGPGSRGAITAWQETRGFEATGFLTGNQLIALRNQAETRRAQIAAEDEAFWARTGASGAEADLRAYLERYPEGRFAQTARADLAEIEGARQAERDAAERAAWDEARATDTQAAYSDFLQRYPEGRFAGDAQARIAELNGASRGASDAQIAQDRAQEAEVLANPIARLLAERQLAALGLDIGPVDGRFTNATRRGVQAFQRSRNLPATGFVSRATGVALLASAGR
- the pyrF gene encoding orotidine-5'-phosphate decarboxylase, whose translation is MDDRLIVAMDVPNALAGLQLAERLGESVSFYKIGLGMLTGGGLALANELKDEHGKRIFLDMKLFDIGATVEAAVRGLAQFNLDFLTVHGDPHVVRAAKEGAAGKDLKILAVTVLTSLDRADLDAALMQPGDLSEIATERAARAFEAGADGVISSPREAAAIRALPGAQDRLIVTPGVRPAGAALGDQKRVTTPAEAIAAGADHVVVGRPVWQAPDPRAAAEAIVAELSSAQAKRPNRLH
- a CDS encoding N-formylglutamate amidohydrolase: MPKSAYTLLRPEAQTTGVVFASPHSGRDYPEWFLKQTVLDERTIRSSEDAFVDRLFERAPSFGAPLLLAGAPRAFIDLNRAAEELDPALISDLNKSAHNPRVASGLGVVPRVVSNGRAIYRGKITRAEAEARIESFWQPYHTRLQGLLDEARANFGTAVLIDCHSMPHEAIENSRGGARRADVVLGDRFGAAAASDIVDCVESAFTNAGLRVARNAPFAGAYIAQQYGRPSRRQHVVQVELDRALYMNEATVQPSANFAAFRALISEVVREVCEIGRPLGHQLAAE